Proteins encoded in a region of the Vicia villosa cultivar HV-30 ecotype Madison, WI linkage group LG5, Vvil1.0, whole genome shotgun sequence genome:
- the LOC131607709 gene encoding berberine bridge enzyme-like 21 — MNKMIELGKVELDFNPYGGKMNEVTSDATAFPHRAGNLYKIQYTVSWGGSEAGLEKNFISQIRMMYSYMTPFVSKNPRSAYLNYRDLDIGINSHGKNEYNEGVVYGKKYFGENFERLVKVKTEVDPENFFWNEQSIPILPNKA, encoded by the coding sequence ATGAATAAGATGATTGAGCTAGGAAAAGTTGAGCTTGATTTCAATCCTTATGGAGGAAAAATGAACGAGGTAACTTCTGATGCTACCGCGTTTCCTCACCGGGCAGGGAATCTGTATAAAATACAATACACTGTGAGTTGGGGAGGATCAGAAGCTGGTTTAGAAAAGAATTTTATAAGTCAGATTAGAATGATGTATAGTTACATGACACCATTTGTGTCAAAGAATCCAAGAAGTGCTTATTTGAATTATAGAGACCTTGATATTGGTATCAATAGTCATGGTAAGAATGAATACAATGAAGGAGTGGTTTATGGAAAGAAGTACTTTGGTGAAAATTTTGAGAGGTTGGTTAAGGTTAAGACTGAAGTGGATCCTGAGAACTTTTTCTGGAATGAA